One Tachyglossus aculeatus isolate mTacAcu1 chromosome 18, mTacAcu1.pri, whole genome shotgun sequence DNA segment encodes these proteins:
- the LOC119940425 gene encoding lymphocyte antigen 6D-like — MKSLLVILLVAVVCVERAHALKCYVCENSSNCKSEKACPPSALYCETISNYNTLKGNLIIKRCSDTCVAKNETHQGTITRTTCCQTDLCNSKVVNGVAHAATSPVVLGLGTLLSLVCVLLRPGL; from the exons ATGAAGTCCCTTCTGGTTATACTTCTGGTTGCTGTTGTGTGTGTAGAGCGAG CCCACGCCCTCAAATGCTATGTCTGTGAGAACTCTTCCAACTGCAAGTCAGAAAAAGCATGTCCACCCTCAGCCCTTTACTGTGAAACCATCTCCAACT acaACACCCTGAAAGGAAACCTCATCATCAAGCGCTGTTCGGACACCTGCGTCGCGAAGAATGAGACCCACCAGGGGACCATCACGCGGACCACCTGCTGCCAGACTGACCTGTGCAACAGCAAGGTCGTCAACGGGGTGGCCCACGCGGCCACCAGCCCCGTCGTCCTGGGCCTGGGCACCCTTCTCAGCCTGGTCTGCGTCCTCCTCAGGCCCGGCCTGTGA